A stretch of Nilaparvata lugens isolate BPH chromosome 12, ASM1435652v1, whole genome shotgun sequence DNA encodes these proteins:
- the LOC120353924 gene encoding uncharacterized protein LOC120353924, producing the protein MVTVQKRGRDITKPAAVFDYNKGKSFIDLSDQMAAYSGCLRRGVKWYRKVAFNLMLSTAIVNAFSVYKTVTGNVLSITDFKEFIINSWLDASQILPQEAEPPSTASIVTKN; encoded by the coding sequence ATGGTGACTGTGCAAAAGAGGGGAAGGGACATCACAAAACCTGCTGCAGTTTTCGACTACAACAAAGGGAAATCTTTTATAGATTTGAGTGACCAGATGGCAGCCTATTCTGGGTGCCTTAGACGGGGTGTCAAATGGTATAGGAAGGTAGCATTCAATCTGATGTTGAGCACTGCCATAGTGAATGCCTTCTCTGTATATAAAACAGTGACTGGTAATGTTCTTTCAATCACTGATTTCAAAGAGttcattatcaacagctggttgGATGCATCTCAAATCTTGCCGCAAGAAGCTGAGCCACCATCCACTGCAAGTATTGTTACCAAAAATTGA